Below is a window of Chloroflexota bacterium DNA.
GCCGGTGGCCTTTGAAGCTGTTCAGGATCGCGTGATGGACTACTATCCTCACTCACAGGAAAGCTATTGGCTGTTCGAAACCTGGGTTACTGCTGAATAGTCGTACCAACCCTGGGTTTCAGACCCTAGGTTAAACAGGTGCCTGCCCGGAGCGTGTAAAAAACTCCGGGCGGGCACTCACTCCTCCCGGAGTCTGATACCGGTATTTTATTGTGTCAACCTTATCGTCGAATTTCCATTTTTAGATAATTTCATCCCATTTTCCACAGGAGAAAAATTCAAAATGAAAACCGTTAGAGAGACGGTTGATGTTTTGGTTGCTGGTGGCGGCACTGCCGGACATATTGCCGCTTTGCAGGCTGCCAGAGCTGGCGTGAAAACGGCGGTGATTGAAGCAGGATCGATGCTGGCCGGAACGATGACGGCTGGCGGGGTGAATATGCCCAATCATTTTTACAGTACCATGGGGCCGGTTGTGTTGGGTATTCCGTGGGAGCTTTATACAAAATCGAAAAAAATTGAAGGTCTGCCGATCCCCGATTATACGAAGCGGCGGCCGGTTGAATCGCCGGGGTATTACAGTTATATTAATGTGCCCATTTATGTGGCCGTGGTGGAGGAAGCAGCCGTCAAGGCGGGCGTGATTATCCATTATCACGAATTTATTTCAGACGTGAGGGCCGTGGGGGATTTTTGGGAGGTGACTTCGCTGGGGCGTGGAATCCAACGAGTGACGCGGGCGCGTGAAATTATAGATGCTACCGGCGATTCCGACGTGGTGCGGATTTTGGGCCTGGCGGTGATGCGTGACGAAGTGCGCCAGCCGGGGAGTTACCAGTACAAGATTGAGGGGATTGAATACGAGCAAATTTGGGAAGGCGAAGTCCAAAAAATTTACGAAGAAGCCATGGCGAGCGGGGAACTGCAACAAGGCGATTTTTCGTACCCAAATATGCTGCCCTTCAAATATTATCTCGACCACGGCGGACACAACGGCACACACATTTACAACTCGGATACTTCCGACGTGGACGGTCAGACCGCGGCCAATCTCGAAGGGCGTGCCCGCATGTTGCGCATGTTTAATTTCGTTACGTCTTCGATACCCGGCTGTGAGCGGGCGGTGCTAAAAACAATGTATCCGCGCGCTGTGGCGCGCGAAACCTATCGCACAGAGGGCGAATATATCATCACTAAAGATGATTTTATGCAAGCCACAGACTTTGAAGACAAAATTTGCAACGCCTTCAATTATATAGATATGCACAGCGAAGAGCGCGGCTGCGACGTCACTTTTCATGACGATCAAACCCTGTTGCCAAAAGTGCCCTTCCGGGCGTTGATTCCCAAGGGCAGTACGCGCATCACCGTTGCTGGACGCATCGTTTCGGCACACCGTGTGGCCTTAGGCGGAATCCGCGCCCAATGTATTTGCATGGCGATGGGGCAGGCCATGGGCGCAGCCGCGGCTTTGGCTGTACAGCGCAAAATTCCCTCACGAGAGATTAGCGCGAAAGATATTGTCGCCCTAACCGTTGAGCACGGGGCAGTACCCGTATAAAAAAACACGCAATGGAAATGAAAATGCAAACGTCCAATCCCAGCATTTTGCTGATTATGGTTGACCAGTTGGCCGCTTCGGCTTTGCCGGTTTATGGTCATCCGGTTGTAAAAACGCCGCATCTGTCTGCTTTAGCTGAAGATGGCGTCGTTTTTGAACAGAGTTATTGCAATAGCCCGTTGTGCGCTCCCTCGCGGGCCTCGATGCTGAGCGGACAGTTGCCATCTCGCATTGGTACATTTGACAATGCGGCCGAGTTCTCATCAGAAATCCCCACAATGGCGCATTATTTGCGGGCTATGGGCTATCAAACCAGCCTGATTGGCAAAATGCATCTCATTGGGCCAGACCAACTCCACGGCTTTGAAGAGCGCCTCACCACAGATATTTATCCGGCTGATTTTGGCTGGACGCCAGACTGGAACCAGCCGTCGGAAGATCGTTTTTCGTGGTATCACAATATGCTCAGCGTTGTGCAGGCTGGGCAGTGTGTTACCAGCAATCAGCTTGATTTTGATGAAGAAGTAGCCTTTCGATCTGTCTGTAAAATTTTTAACCTGGCCCGCAGCCCGGATGAGCGCCCCTTTTTCATGACCGTCTCTTTTACGCACCCGCACGACCCCTTTGCTATTCCCCGGCGTTATTGGGATTTGTACGAGCATGACAATATAGACATGCCTGCTGTGCCCCTCTGCGTTATGACCAGCTTGATCCCCACAGCCAACGTTTGTACACCATGTGCGCTATGGACGAATTTGATCTGACTGAAGCCAGGGTTCGCAATGCCCGGCACGCCTATTACAGCGCCATTAGTTATATTGATGAGAAAGTCGGCCAAATTTTGGAAGCTCTGAAATCGGCTGGCCTGGATGAAAATACCGTGATTGTCTTTACCTCTGACCACGGCGAAATGCTGGGCGAGCGGGGCCTGTGGTACAAAATGAACTTCTTTGAATGGTCGGCTCGGGTGCCGCTGATTGTGCATGCCCCGGGGCGGTTTCCGGCTCGGCGGGTACACCAGAATGTGTCGCTGGTAGATTTGCTGCCCACACTGGTTGATCTGGCGGCCAACGGCGGAACGCCCGAATTGGCAGCTCCGGTTGATGGGGCCAGTTTGGTGCCCTTGATGCAAGGAGATGACGATTCGGCCTGGGATGATACAGTTTACAGTGAATATTTGGCGGAGGGAGCTGTAGCGCCTTGTCTGATGGTTTTGCGCGGTCGATTCAAATACATGTACAGCGAATCAGACCCGCCCCAATTCTATAATCTGGAAACCGACCCCTATGAATTAACCAATCTGGCCGGGCAGCCGGATTTTGCTGCGATTGAGCAGTCATTGCATATCGCGATGTTAGCCCGCTGGGATCCCCCTGAGTTAAAAGAAAATATTTTGCAAAGCCAGCGACGGCGGCAACTGGTAGCTCCGGCCTTGGCACAGGGGCTGCACACGGCCTGGGACTTTCAGCCGTATAATGATGCGTCAAAACAATATATGCGCAATCATCTGGATTTGAATGATGTAGAGCGCCGTGCCCGCTATTCCTCCCCGGAAATACCGCCGCCTGATGTTTTAAAAAAAAGTAATGCAAATTCTTGAACCATCAAAAACAATTGAAGTTATTGCTGAAACCGACGTTTTAGTTGTCGGCAGCGGGCCGGGCGGGCTGGCGGCGGCGATAGCCGCGGCGCGTGAAGGTGTTTCGGTCATGCTCGTAGAGCGCTACGGTTGCTTTGGGGGCGTGATCTCGCAGGTTGGCGTGGAAACGATTGCCTGGTATCGCCACGAAGGCACCACCGATGTCGAAGGCATCGGCCTCGAATTTGAGCAGCGCGCCAAAGAATTGGGCGGCACGTCAAAAGAACCCCAATCGCAGAGTGAAGCGCTCGACGCCGAGATGTTCAAATTTGTCGCCGACCAACTCGTGAGCGAGTCCGGTATCCGTCCATTGCTGCATTGTTCGGTCGTCGCTCCGATCTTAGAGGGCAACACCATCAAAGGTGTCATCACCGAGAGCAAGATGGGACGCAAGGCCATCCTTGCCAAAGTTGTGATCGATGCCTCCGGCGATGCCGATATTGCTCATCGCGCGGGCGTACCCTGCTGGAAGATGCCCAAAGACGAGATGATGGGCGTGACCGTGATGTTCTCCTGCGCTGGAATCAAAAAGGCGCGTTTTCAGGAATATATTCGCGCCAACCCATCTACATACAGAGATTGGGGCAAGCTCTGGAATATGAAAACCACGGGCAAAGAAGATGATCTGTTCAGCACCTACCTCGAAAAACCATTTAATCTTGCTCGTCAGGCGGGCATTATCCCCGAAAATATCAAAAGCATCGGCGGCACCTGGAGTACGATCACCGACGCGGGCGAAGCCACGAACCTGAACATGGTCTATATGACCGGCTACGATTGCACCAATGTTTGGGATTTAACCGCCGCCGAGATCGAAGGCCGCAAACAGGCCATGCTGGCGATTGAAGCCATGCGCTCTTTTGTGCCCGGCTTTGAGAATGCCAAATTGCGCAATTTTGGTATGACTTTGGGGACGCGTGATTCTCGCAAAATTAGCAGCGACTACTCCCTGAGCGGCCACGACGTCCGCAATCAGGCGCAATTTGAAGATTCGATTGGCATTTTCCCCGAATTCTTGGACGGCTACGGTCTGTTGGTACTACCGACGACCGGGCGTTATTTTCAGGTTCCGTATGGCATTCTTGTGCCGAAAAACATCGATAATCTACTGGTCGCTGGTCGGAGCGTAGGAGGTGATAAAATTGCCCATAGCGCTACTCGCAGCATGATGTGTTGCACAGTGACCGGGCAGGGTGCGGGCGTAGCCGCCTCAATTGCCGTAAAAACGGCTTGCACCCCTCGAACGACCGATATTAAGCGTGTTCAAGATGCGCTTATCCGTCAACAGGTGCGGTTACGATAGGATTACGTTTCGCGCGATAAATTTGCATGAAACGTAAAATATAAAATTGTAAATTGGAGGAGGCTATGCACCGTTATTTGTTTTCGAAGTTAGCCCAATCGCTGCTACTTTTGTTTGGGGTC
It encodes the following:
- a CDS encoding FAD-dependent oxidoreductase; this translates as MKTVRETVDVLVAGGGTAGHIAALQAARAGVKTAVIEAGSMLAGTMTAGGVNMPNHFYSTMGPVVLGIPWELYTKSKKIEGLPIPDYTKRRPVESPGYYSYINVPIYVAVVEEAAVKAGVIIHYHEFISDVRAVGDFWEVTSLGRGIQRVTRAREIIDATGDSDVVRILGLAVMRDEVRQPGSYQYKIEGIEYEQIWEGEVQKIYEEAMASGELQQGDFSYPNMLPFKYYLDHGGHNGTHIYNSDTSDVDGQTAANLEGRARMLRMFNFVTSSIPGCERAVLKTMYPRAVARETYRTEGEYIITKDDFMQATDFEDKICNAFNYIDMHSEERGCDVTFHDDQTLLPKVPFRALIPKGSTRITVAGRIVSAHRVALGGIRAQCICMAMGQAMGAAAALAVQRKIPSREISAKDIVALTVEHGAVPV
- a CDS encoding FAD-dependent oxidoreductase gives rise to the protein MQILEPSKTIEVIAETDVLVVGSGPGGLAAAIAAAREGVSVMLVERYGCFGGVISQVGVETIAWYRHEGTTDVEGIGLEFEQRAKELGGTSKEPQSQSEALDAEMFKFVADQLVSESGIRPLLHCSVVAPILEGNTIKGVITESKMGRKAILAKVVIDASGDADIAHRAGVPCWKMPKDEMMGVTVMFSCAGIKKARFQEYIRANPSTYRDWGKLWNMKTTGKEDDLFSTYLEKPFNLARQAGIIPENIKSIGGTWSTITDAGEATNLNMVYMTGYDCTNVWDLTAAEIEGRKQAMLAIEAMRSFVPGFENAKLRNFGMTLGTRDSRKISSDYSLSGHDVRNQAQFEDSIGIFPEFLDGYGLLVLPTTGRYFQVPYGILVPKNIDNLLVAGRSVGGDKIAHSATRSMMCCTVTGQGAGVAASIAVKTACTPRTTDIKRVQDALIRQQVRLR